Proteins found in one Methylosinus sp. PW1 genomic segment:
- a CDS encoding transposase family protein: MDENGSDCAALAETTVFLQYFNDMPDERQPGKVMYPLDEILLLSLLAVLAGAEAFTDIARFGERKLDLLRRFRPFPNGTPAHDHLGDIFATLDGLPAAALRAFIVSSSDARAGPFGSTIYFVCLREPGTWTATTHFFELSSNAPISVLS, translated from the coding sequence ATGGACGAGAACGGGTCGGATTGCGCGGCTTTGGCCGAGACGACGGTGTTCCTACAATATTTCAACGACATGCCGGACGAACGGCAGCCCGGCAAAGTCATGTATCCGCTCGACGAGATCTTGCTCTTGTCGCTGCTCGCCGTGTTGGCCGGGGCGGAGGCCTTCACCGACATCGCGCGCTTCGGCGAGAGGAAGCTCGACCTTTTGCGTCGCTTCCGCCCCTTCCCCAACGGCACGCCGGCGCATGATCACCTCGGCGACATCTTCGCCACGCTCGACGGCTTGCCGGCCGCGGCGCTGCGCGCCTTTATCGTCTCGAGCAGCGACGCCAGAGCCGGACCGTTCGGCTCGACCATATATTTCGTGTGCTTGCGCGAGCCCGGGACTTGGACCGCGACAACCCATTTCTTCGAGCTCAGCTCCAATGCTCCGATCAGCGTGCTGTCGTAA
- the purE gene encoding 5-(carboxyamino)imidazole ribonucleotide mutase encodes MGSQSDWATMRHGAETLDALGVGYEARIISAHRTPDRLSAFAKGAEAEGFVVIVAGAGGAAHLPGMTAAHTTLPVLGVPIESAALSGMDSLLSIVQMPGGVPVGTLAIGKAGAINAALLAASILARGDAELDARLKDWRRRQTEQVAETPSDDAGAK; translated from the coding sequence ATGGGGTCCCAATCCGATTGGGCCACCATGCGGCATGGCGCCGAGACGCTCGATGCGCTCGGCGTCGGCTATGAGGCGCGCATCATATCCGCCCATCGCACGCCGGATCGGCTCAGCGCCTTCGCCAAAGGCGCCGAGGCGGAGGGCTTTGTGGTCATCGTCGCCGGGGCCGGCGGCGCGGCGCATTTGCCCGGCATGACGGCGGCGCATACGACGCTTCCCGTGCTCGGCGTGCCGATCGAGAGCGCTGCGCTCTCCGGCATGGATTCGCTGCTCTCCATCGTGCAGATGCCGGGGGGCGTGCCCGTTGGCACTCTGGCCATCGGCAAGGCCGGCGCGATCAACGCCGCTCTGCTCGCTGCGTCGATTCTCGCCCGCGGCGACGCCGAACTCGACGCGCGGCTGAAGGATTGGCGTCGCCGCCAGACCGAGCAGGTCGCCGAGACGCCGAGCGACGATGCGGGAGCCAAATGA
- a CDS encoding 5-(carboxyamino)imidazole ribonucleotide synthase, with the protein MTSLRPGSTIGILGGGQLARMLAKAGARLGLRAHVYSPVADDPAFEVCAARTIAAFEDATALAGFAAAVDVVTYEFENVPSQTAAFLEAHSLVRPNPRVLALTQDRLTEKTFVRGLGIETAPFENVESVDMLAAAASRLGQPAILKTRRFGYDGKGQIMLREGADLSAAFEQLGRAPCVLEGFVPFAREVSVVATRGADGAFRAYDVCENVHEHHILALTVAPARISPQTATAAVEMARKIAEASDYVGVIAVEMFVVETAGGELLVVNEIAPRVHNSGHWTLDGAVTSQFEQHMRAVAGWPLGSTRRHGARVEMRNLIGDEVDKWPELLAEEGASLHLYGKKETRPGRKMGHVTRVFEGRD; encoded by the coding sequence ATGACCAGCCTGCGCCCCGGCTCCACCATTGGAATATTGGGCGGCGGCCAGCTCGCCCGCATGCTGGCCAAGGCCGGCGCCCGGCTCGGCTTGCGCGCCCATGTCTATTCGCCCGTGGCGGACGATCCGGCCTTCGAGGTCTGCGCCGCGCGCACCATCGCCGCTTTCGAGGATGCGACGGCGCTCGCCGGCTTCGCCGCGGCCGTCGATGTCGTCACTTATGAATTCGAGAATGTGCCGTCGCAGACAGCGGCTTTTCTCGAGGCGCATTCGCTGGTGCGGCCCAATCCGCGCGTGCTGGCGTTGACGCAGGACCGGCTCACCGAGAAGACTTTCGTCCGCGGCCTCGGCATAGAGACGGCGCCTTTCGAGAATGTCGAGAGCGTCGACATGCTGGCCGCCGCCGCATCGCGTCTCGGCCAGCCCGCCATATTGAAGACGCGGCGCTTCGGCTATGACGGCAAGGGCCAGATCATGCTGCGCGAGGGCGCCGATCTTTCCGCCGCTTTCGAGCAGCTCGGCCGCGCGCCTTGCGTCCTCGAGGGCTTCGTGCCCTTCGCGCGCGAGGTCTCTGTGGTGGCGACGCGCGGCGCGGACGGCGCCTTTCGCGCCTATGACGTCTGCGAGAACGTCCATGAGCATCATATTCTCGCGCTGACCGTCGCGCCGGCGCGGATTTCGCCTCAGACGGCGACCGCCGCCGTCGAAATGGCGCGCAAGATCGCCGAGGCGTCTGATTATGTCGGCGTGATCGCGGTGGAGATGTTCGTGGTCGAGACGGCGGGCGGCGAGCTTCTCGTCGTCAATGAGATCGCGCCGCGCGTGCATAATTCCGGTCATTGGACGCTGGACGGCGCCGTGACCTCGCAATTCGAGCAGCATATGCGCGCCGTCGCCGGCTGGCCGCTCGGTTCGACGCGCCGCCATGGCGCGCGCGTGGAGATGCGCAATCTGATCGGCGACGAGGTCGACAAATGGCCCGAGCTGCTCGCGGAGGAGGGCGCCTCGCTCCATCTCTACGGCAAGAAGGAGACGCGCCCCGGCCGCAAGATGGGGCATGTGACGCGGGTGTTCGAAGGTCGCGATTAG
- a CDS encoding arylesterase, which produces MALALFTLAFTQAAAAQPTPALKLLILGDSLSTSLGVPEGYGFGPTLARRLRADGYRNVEVVNGSMAGDTTADAATRLASTPQDYDADVVIVELGGNDMLTQTDPAVVARNLDWILDGYKKRGTRVVIGGMLSKPELGFVYNVTFDQIYPKLAARWGASLYPFFLAGVFGHPALMQDDHIHPNAAGVARIVAGIAPLVERNLDAAAGRRRVAEAR; this is translated from the coding sequence TTGGCCCTGGCTCTGTTCACGCTCGCCTTCACACAAGCGGCAGCGGCGCAGCCTACTCCTGCGCTCAAGCTGCTCATTCTCGGGGACAGCCTCAGCACGAGCCTCGGCGTGCCGGAAGGCTATGGCTTCGGCCCGACGCTGGCCCGCCGGCTGCGCGCCGACGGCTATCGCAATGTCGAGGTGGTCAATGGCTCCATGGCCGGCGACACCACCGCCGACGCCGCCACCCGCCTCGCCTCGACGCCGCAGGATTATGACGCCGACGTCGTCATCGTCGAGCTCGGCGGCAATGACATGCTGACGCAGACCGATCCGGCCGTCGTCGCGCGCAATCTCGATTGGATTCTCGACGGCTATAAGAAGCGCGGAACCCGCGTCGTCATCGGCGGGATGCTGTCCAAGCCCGAGCTCGGCTTCGTCTATAATGTGACCTTCGATCAAATCTATCCGAAGCTCGCCGCGCGCTGGGGCGCCTCGCTCTATCCCTTCTTTCTCGCGGGCGTCTTCGGCCACCCGGCGCTGATGCAGGACGACCACATCCATCCCAATGCGGCGGGCGTCGCCCGCATCGTGGCGGGAATTGCGCCGCTGGTGGAGCGCAATCTCGACGCGGCGGCGGGCCGGCGCAGAGTGGCGGAGGCGCGGTGA
- a CDS encoding TonB-dependent receptor: MSSASYVAYLAAAAITFSTQLQESFAQDAPAAGSVNVQVGDVVVPGEEDNGGETSRPVLEAQKKARSVIVVEEKTIERENINRADELQQKIPNYRANNGGTQQSSRQTMRWVGIGAGTGVGTESPTGYVVDNVFWRYWGFQWMDLFDLKSFEIAYGPQGTASGKNASVGSLIINTRLPSFTQGATVETNFANYSRVIEKVSVTGPIIDDALAYRVSFFMDKGDGWIRDQVSGAGYKNTDRWGVRGQLLYVGDEITDRLIFNYSASHEYNGYNSAPYADSYLVYANGTRPSSTWVQNVWKRLGKPILSMDPYKPSISRMGVDPVRTITATNELNIGIGDNIFTSISAYGFNRNEQRYFEETQLLALWRDGMDTYVGQASQEFRLTSPKDQELAWTTGLYFLNDDSANQMHHVEFGSDAAKWLNMPGALPGVQDWWYTKARDIQFAAYGQATWHYDEQLALTLGVRNSYEIRQGSVSHLNRYYPTVSIVDQDQAIIAASGFGLSDRGGATTRSNHVTAIFNPQYRWDENILFYGIVGRAEKAAAVNTSGNPTYSTDAAKQKVFSAWTPLFTKPEVSWDYELGVKTNWLDNKLQLNANFYWNDFYNFQTTTVDSSRVDALGAPISVSSLGNADHARLRGIELDGRWSPIDRLWISVNAAFSDARWVSYPDAAPPTDWQWTSGTQAAPKYLSLSNTRWQGVPMWTFNIGANYEQPLGAVFADLGGFGKFAGLDDWTSKPLTAFGYFNVNWQDKTQLTNPWSILQYWQGSYAIMNVGVGIRTDDDKYSLSFWAKNIGDERPYTAWDTGSASNPARVTLARWPATFGGAFRVKLN; the protein is encoded by the coding sequence ATGTCCAGCGCTTCGTACGTCGCCTATTTGGCCGCGGCGGCGATCACATTCTCTACTCAATTACAGGAGTCTTTCGCTCAGGACGCGCCTGCCGCAGGTTCCGTCAATGTCCAGGTCGGCGATGTCGTCGTCCCCGGCGAGGAGGATAATGGGGGCGAAACCTCGCGTCCTGTTCTAGAGGCGCAGAAAAAGGCCCGCTCCGTCATCGTCGTCGAAGAGAAGACCATCGAGCGCGAAAACATCAACCGCGCCGACGAATTGCAGCAGAAGATCCCGAATTATCGCGCCAATAACGGCGGCACGCAGCAGTCGTCGCGTCAAACCATGCGATGGGTCGGCATCGGCGCCGGCACGGGCGTCGGCACAGAATCGCCGACAGGCTATGTCGTCGACAATGTGTTCTGGAGATACTGGGGCTTCCAGTGGATGGACCTGTTCGATCTCAAATCCTTCGAGATCGCCTATGGACCTCAGGGCACCGCAAGTGGAAAGAACGCCTCGGTCGGCAGCCTGATCATCAACACGAGATTGCCGTCATTCACGCAAGGGGCGACGGTCGAGACCAATTTCGCGAATTACAGCCGCGTCATCGAGAAAGTCTCGGTCACTGGTCCCATCATCGACGACGCGCTCGCCTATCGCGTTAGCTTCTTCATGGACAAGGGCGACGGCTGGATTCGCGATCAGGTGAGCGGCGCCGGCTATAAGAACACCGACCGTTGGGGCGTCCGCGGGCAGCTTCTCTATGTCGGCGACGAGATCACCGACCGGCTCATTTTCAATTACAGCGCCTCTCACGAATATAATGGCTACAACAGCGCGCCTTACGCCGATTCTTACCTCGTCTACGCCAATGGCACGCGGCCGAGTTCGACCTGGGTCCAGAACGTCTGGAAGCGGCTCGGCAAGCCGATCCTGTCAATGGACCCCTATAAGCCGTCCATCTCGCGCATGGGCGTCGACCCGGTGAGAACCATCACCGCCACCAACGAGCTCAATATTGGGATCGGAGACAATATCTTCACGTCGATCTCGGCATATGGGTTCAACCGAAACGAGCAGCGCTATTTCGAAGAGACGCAATTGCTGGCGCTCTGGCGCGATGGCATGGACACTTATGTCGGTCAGGCGTCGCAAGAGTTCCGTCTGACATCGCCGAAGGATCAAGAACTGGCGTGGACGACCGGCCTCTATTTCCTCAACGACGATTCCGCGAACCAGATGCACCATGTCGAATTCGGCTCCGACGCCGCGAAATGGCTGAACATGCCCGGCGCGCTGCCCGGCGTGCAGGATTGGTGGTACACCAAGGCGCGCGACATTCAGTTCGCCGCCTATGGGCAGGCGACCTGGCATTATGACGAGCAGCTGGCGCTCACCCTCGGCGTTCGCAACAGCTACGAAATTCGCCAGGGCTCGGTGAGCCATCTCAACCGATATTATCCGACCGTCTCGATCGTCGATCAGGATCAGGCGATCATCGCGGCGAGCGGCTTCGGCCTTTCGGACCGCGGCGGCGCGACCACGCGCTCCAACCATGTGACGGCGATCTTCAATCCGCAATATCGATGGGACGAGAACATTCTCTTCTATGGAATCGTCGGCCGCGCCGAGAAGGCGGCCGCCGTCAACACGAGCGGCAATCCGACCTATTCGACCGATGCGGCCAAGCAGAAAGTCTTCAGCGCCTGGACTCCGCTCTTCACCAAGCCCGAGGTCTCCTGGGATTATGAGCTCGGAGTCAAGACGAACTGGCTCGACAACAAGCTCCAGCTCAACGCCAATTTCTATTGGAACGACTTCTACAATTTTCAGACCACGACCGTCGACTCCTCGCGCGTCGACGCGCTCGGCGCGCCGATCTCGGTATCCTCGCTCGGCAACGCCGACCATGCGCGTCTGCGAGGAATAGAGCTGGATGGCCGCTGGAGCCCGATCGACAGGCTGTGGATCAGCGTCAACGCGGCCTTCTCCGACGCGCGATGGGTGTCCTATCCGGACGCCGCCCCGCCGACCGATTGGCAATGGACGTCGGGAACCCAGGCGGCGCCGAAATATTTGTCGCTCTCCAACACGCGCTGGCAGGGCGTGCCGATGTGGACATTCAACATCGGCGCGAATTACGAGCAGCCGCTCGGCGCCGTTTTCGCCGATCTCGGCGGTTTCGGAAAGTTCGCAGGCCTCGACGACTGGACCTCGAAGCCCCTCACGGCGTTCGGCTATTTCAACGTCAACTGGCAGGACAAGACGCAGCTGACCAATCCTTGGTCCATTCTGCAATATTGGCAGGGAAGCTACGCGATCATGAATGTCGGCGTCGGCATCCGCACGGACGACGATAAATACAGCCTCAGCTTCTGGGCCAAGAACATCGGCGACGAGAGGCCGTACACCGCCTGGGACACCGGCTCGGCCTCCAACCCGGCGAGAGTCACTCTCGCGCGCTGGCCAGCGACCTTCGGCGGGGCGTTTCGCGTCAAGCTCAACTGA
- a CDS encoding acetyl/propionyl/methylcrotonyl-CoA carboxylase subunit alpha, with the protein MFRKILIANRGEIACRIIKTARRMGIKTVAVYSDADADALHVEMADEAIHLGPPPAAQSYLLIDKIVAACKETGAEAVHPGYGFLSERAAFAKALAEAGIVFIGPNPRAIEAMGDKVESKKFASAAKVNVVPGYLGVIQDGEEAVRIANEIGYPVMLKASAGGGGKGMRVAFKAEEVVEGFNRARSEAASSFGDDRVFIEKFIVNPRHIEIQVLGDKHGNVIHLNERECSIQRRNQKVIEEAPSPLLDEETRAAMGAQAVALAKAVDYDSAGTVEFVAGQDKSFYFLEMNTRLQVEHPVTELITGIDLVEQMIRVAAGEPLSLRQEKVTINGWAVESRIYAEDPTRNFLPSIGRLVKYRPPEEKREGAITVRNDTGVAEGREISIHYDPMIAKLVTHGPDRLAAIDAQGSALDRFVIDGIRHNIPFLASLMQHERWRSGQLSTGFIAEEYAGGFAAPQPDGEVAHVLATVAALVDHIGNERKRLISGQLGHGRPFEFERERVCALGEQSFHVSLDTQGEALIVHFEEEDGRTRRISSHWRPGDPVFEGTIDGASIYVQIRPILNGFQLSHQGVAVDARVFTKREAELNALMPKKKNVGVSKHLLCPMPGLVKTVDVVEGQEVKAGEPLCMVEAMKMENVLRAERDVTIKKIAAKPGDSLAVDAVIMEFAE; encoded by the coding sequence ATGTTTCGTAAAATCCTGATCGCCAATCGTGGCGAGATCGCTTGCCGCATCATCAAGACCGCTCGCCGCATGGGCATAAAGACGGTCGCAGTCTATTCCGACGCCGACGCAGACGCGCTTCATGTCGAAATGGCCGACGAGGCCATTCATCTCGGCCCGCCCCCTGCTGCGCAATCCTATTTGCTGATCGACAAGATCGTCGCGGCCTGCAAGGAGACCGGCGCCGAGGCCGTGCATCCCGGCTATGGCTTTCTCTCCGAGCGCGCCGCCTTCGCCAAGGCGCTGGCCGAGGCCGGAATCGTCTTCATCGGCCCCAATCCTCGCGCGATCGAGGCGATGGGCGACAAGGTCGAGTCGAAGAAATTCGCCTCCGCCGCCAAGGTGAATGTCGTTCCCGGCTATCTCGGCGTCATTCAGGACGGCGAGGAAGCGGTCCGCATCGCCAATGAGATCGGCTATCCGGTCATGCTCAAAGCCTCCGCCGGCGGCGGCGGCAAGGGCATGCGCGTCGCCTTCAAGGCCGAGGAAGTGGTCGAGGGCTTCAATCGCGCCCGTTCCGAGGCCGCCTCCTCCTTCGGCGACGACCGCGTCTTCATCGAGAAATTCATCGTCAACCCGCGCCATATCGAGATTCAGGTGCTGGGCGACAAGCATGGCAATGTCATTCACCTCAACGAGCGCGAGTGCTCGATCCAGCGCCGCAATCAGAAGGTGATAGAGGAAGCCCCCTCGCCGCTTCTCGACGAGGAGACTCGCGCCGCCATGGGCGCGCAGGCCGTCGCCCTCGCCAAGGCGGTGGATTACGATTCCGCCGGCACGGTGGAGTTCGTCGCCGGCCAGGACAAGAGCTTCTACTTCCTCGAGATGAACACCCGCCTGCAGGTGGAGCATCCGGTCACAGAGCTCATCACCGGCATCGATCTCGTCGAGCAGATGATCCGCGTCGCCGCCGGCGAGCCGCTGTCGCTGCGCCAGGAGAAGGTGACGATCAATGGCTGGGCGGTGGAGAGCCGCATCTACGCCGAGGATCCGACCCGCAACTTCCTGCCCTCCATCGGCCGTCTGGTGAAATATCGCCCGCCGGAGGAGAAGCGCGAGGGCGCGATCACCGTGCGCAACGACACGGGCGTCGCGGAAGGCCGCGAGATTTCCATCCATTACGATCCGATGATCGCCAAGCTCGTCACCCATGGCCCCGACCGCCTCGCGGCGATCGACGCCCAGGGCAGCGCGCTGGATCGCTTCGTGATCGACGGCATTCGCCACAACATCCCCTTCCTCGCCTCGCTGATGCAGCATGAGCGCTGGCGTTCCGGCCAGCTCTCCACCGGCTTCATCGCGGAGGAATATGCGGGCGGCTTCGCCGCGCCGCAGCCGGATGGCGAGGTCGCCCATGTGCTGGCGACGGTGGCGGCGCTGGTCGATCACATCGGCAATGAGCGCAAGCGATTGATCAGCGGACAGCTCGGCCACGGCCGGCCGTTCGAGTTCGAGCGCGAGCGCGTCTGCGCGCTCGGCGAGCAGTCGTTCCATGTCTCGCTGGACACGCAGGGCGAGGCGCTGATCGTCCATTTCGAGGAGGAGGACGGCCGCACGCGCCGCATCTCCTCGCATTGGCGGCCGGGCGATCCCGTCTTCGAGGGGACCATAGACGGGGCCTCCATCTATGTGCAGATTCGGCCGATCCTCAACGGCTTCCAGCTCTCGCACCAGGGCGTGGCGGTGGACGCGCGCGTCTTCACCAAGCGCGAGGCCGAGCTCAACGCGCTGATGCCGAAGAAGAAGAATGTCGGCGTCTCCAAGCATCTGCTCTGCCCCATGCCCGGCCTCGTCAAGACGGTCGACGTCGTCGAGGGCCAGGAGGTGAAGGCCGGCGAGCCGCTGTGCATGGTGGAAGCCATGAAGATGGAGAATGTGCTGCGCGCCGAGCGCGACGTGACGATCAAGAAGATCGCCGCCAAGCCGGGCGACAGCCTCGCCGTCGATGCGGTGATCATGGAGTTCGCCGAATAG
- a CDS encoding ATP-dependent Clp protease proteolytic subunit, whose product MRDPIDVYNQYLIPQVIENTSRGERGFDIYSRLLRERIIFLTGQVEDHMASVIIAQLLFLEAENPKREIFLYINSPGGVVTSGLAIYDTMQYIKPKVATLCIGQAASMGSLLLCAGEAGNRIALPNARVMVHQPSGGFQGQASDILRHAEDIMKIKRRLNEIYVKHTGRDYDTIDKTLDRDHFMSAEEAKEFGIVDRVEVSHADDPTEAKA is encoded by the coding sequence ATGCGTGATCCGATCGACGTCTACAACCAATATCTGATCCCCCAGGTGATCGAGAACACGAGCCGCGGCGAGCGCGGCTTCGATATCTATTCGCGCCTGTTGCGCGAGCGAATCATCTTTCTGACCGGTCAGGTCGAGGACCATATGGCCTCGGTCATCATCGCCCAGCTCCTGTTTCTCGAGGCCGAGAATCCGAAGCGCGAGATTTTTCTCTACATCAACTCGCCGGGCGGCGTCGTGACCTCCGGTCTCGCCATCTACGACACGATGCAATACATCAAGCCCAAGGTGGCGACGCTCTGCATCGGCCAGGCGGCGTCCATGGGCTCGCTGCTGCTCTGCGCCGGCGAGGCCGGCAACCGCATCGCTCTGCCCAACGCCCGCGTCATGGTCCATCAGCCTTCGGGCGGCTTCCAGGGCCAAGCCTCGGATATCCTCCGCCATGCGGAGGATATTATGAAGATCAAGCGGCGTCTCAACGAAATCTACGTCAAGCACACCGGCCGGGACTATGACACGATCGACAAGACGCTCGATCGCGATCACTTCATGTCCGCGGAGGAGGCCAAGGAATTCGGCATCGTCGACCGAGTGGAGGTCAGCCATGCCGACGATCCGACCGAGGCCAAGGCCTGA
- the tig gene encoding trigger factor → MQVTQTLSQGLKHEFKVVLPAGDLAAKLESQLVELRGKAQIKGFRPGKAPLSYLKKIYGKGIMGEVLQEAVNEANRKIVEDNSLRVAMEPRLDFPTDQAEVEKALEAEGDFSYSVAFEVLPAIELGGFDDIAIERPIAEVSEEEVQKAISDLADRIREFEAKEGAAAKGDRVTIDFTGKLDGEPFEGGTGGDVDLVLGSGSFIPGFEEQLEGAAKDEQRVVKVKFPEDYGVPTLAGRDAEFDVTVKAVAGPAELPIDDAFATKYGFESLAELTFAVRGNLEADYAKASRAKLKRSLLDALDKKYSFELPEGLVAQEFDTIWSQLESERKRSGKSFEDENTTEEAAREEYRKIAERRVRLGLVLAEIGQGAGVTVEDKDVTDALVERVRAFPGREKQVWDYYRNNPQALAQIRAPLYEERVVDHLVAKISVTDKTVTKEELLAAEEDDDLAQPAA, encoded by the coding sequence ATGCAGGTGACGCAGACCCTGTCGCAGGGCTTGAAACACGAGTTCAAAGTGGTGCTTCCGGCCGGCGACCTCGCCGCCAAGCTCGAGTCGCAGCTCGTCGAGCTGCGCGGCAAGGCGCAGATCAAGGGCTTCCGCCCCGGCAAGGCGCCCCTCTCCTATCTCAAGAAAATCTATGGCAAAGGCATAATGGGCGAGGTCCTGCAGGAGGCCGTCAACGAGGCCAATCGCAAGATCGTCGAGGACAATAGCCTGCGCGTCGCCATGGAGCCGCGGCTCGACTTCCCGACCGATCAGGCCGAGGTCGAGAAGGCGCTGGAAGCCGAGGGCGACTTCTCCTATTCCGTCGCCTTCGAGGTGCTGCCGGCGATCGAGCTCGGCGGCTTCGATGACATCGCCATCGAGCGTCCTATCGCCGAGGTCTCGGAGGAGGAGGTCCAGAAGGCGATCTCCGATCTCGCCGACCGCATCCGCGAGTTCGAGGCGAAAGAAGGCGCCGCCGCCAAGGGCGACCGCGTCACCATAGACTTCACCGGCAAGCTCGACGGCGAGCCCTTCGAGGGCGGCACGGGCGGCGACGTCGATCTGGTGCTCGGCTCGGGCTCCTTCATCCCCGGCTTCGAGGAGCAGCTCGAGGGCGCGGCCAAGGACGAGCAGCGCGTCGTCAAGGTTAAGTTCCCCGAGGATTACGGCGTGCCGACGCTCGCCGGCCGCGACGCCGAGTTCGACGTGACCGTCAAGGCCGTCGCCGGCCCGGCGGAGCTGCCGATCGACGACGCTTTCGCCACCAAATACGGCTTCGAATCGCTGGCCGAGCTGACCTTCGCCGTGCGCGGCAATCTCGAGGCCGATTACGCCAAGGCCTCGCGCGCCAAGCTGAAGCGCTCGCTTCTGGACGCTCTCGACAAGAAATACAGCTTCGAGCTGCCCGAGGGCCTCGTCGCCCAGGAGTTCGACACGATCTGGTCGCAGCTCGAGTCCGAGCGCAAGCGCTCCGGCAAGAGCTTCGAGGACGAGAACACGACGGAAGAGGCGGCGCGCGAGGAATATCGCAAGATCGCCGAGCGCCGCGTGCGTCTCGGCCTAGTGCTGGCCGAGATCGGCCAGGGCGCGGGCGTGACCGTCGAGGACAAGGACGTGACCGACGCGCTGGTCGAGCGCGTGCGCGCCTTCCCGGGCCGCGAGAAGCAGGTTTGGGACTATTACCGCAACAATCCCCAGGCGCTCGCCCAGATTCGCGCCCCCCTCTATGAGGAGCGGGTCGTCGACCATCTGGTCGCCAAGATCAGCGTCACCGACAAGACCGTGACTAAGGAAGAGCTGCTCGCCGCCGAGGAAGACGACGATCTGGCCCAGCCCGCCGCCTGA
- a CDS encoding multicopper oxidase family protein yields the protein MPFDCSRRAFVRGAAATLVSLDARAEPPAAGPKTLMARKGTAHLLPEPGHATEIWGFEGKAPGPLLRYALGDELAVGLANGLEKPLSIHWHGMRGDNAMDGVAPLTQAEVAPGGRFDYRRKLVDAGLFCYRPSVFGATPELCGRGLKGLVVVDEPKPLEADADLLLVLDDWRLDKNGAIEGDFASPAAAAGAGRIGMLVAVDGAPAPARRDFAPGARIRLRFANLANARIMFVGFDNIQPFVVAVDSQPCDAFEPVRRTIPAAPGARFELLFDLPQAENAAAKLILRGMDEPDRELAIFTTRGAKAASRPPIAALPQNPLLPIEIKLQAAKKVDLTLEPPAAPGAPWRINGAPSKAYGGPPLFQVKRGAPVTLGFVNRSDVAAVMHVHGHCVRLLHDLDDGWEPYWRNGVVVPPGKTKHVAFVADSPGKWAVHDDILEHEAAGLAAWFEVK from the coding sequence ATGCCTTTCGACTGCTCACGCCGCGCTTTCGTGCGCGGAGCCGCCGCGACCCTCGTCTCTCTGGACGCCCGCGCCGAGCCGCCGGCCGCCGGCCCCAAAACGCTGATGGCGCGCAAGGGGACGGCGCATCTGCTGCCGGAGCCGGGGCATGCGACCGAGATTTGGGGATTCGAGGGGAAGGCTCCGGGGCCGCTGCTGCGCTACGCCTTGGGCGACGAGCTGGCGGTCGGCCTCGCCAATGGCCTCGAGAAGCCGCTCTCCATTCATTGGCACGGCATGCGCGGCGACAACGCCATGGATGGCGTCGCGCCGCTGACCCAGGCGGAGGTCGCGCCCGGCGGGCGATTCGACTATCGCCGCAAATTGGTCGACGCCGGTCTCTTCTGCTATCGGCCGTCGGTTTTCGGGGCGACGCCGGAACTCTGCGGCCGCGGGCTGAAGGGCCTCGTCGTCGTCGACGAGCCCAAGCCGCTGGAGGCCGACGCCGATCTTCTGCTCGTGCTCGACGATTGGCGGCTGGACAAGAATGGCGCGATCGAGGGCGATTTCGCCTCTCCCGCCGCAGCCGCCGGGGCAGGGCGCATCGGAATGCTGGTGGCGGTGGACGGCGCCCCGGCGCCGGCGCGGCGCGATTTCGCGCCGGGCGCGCGCATTCGCCTGCGCTTCGCCAATCTCGCCAATGCGCGAATCATGTTCGTCGGCTTCGACAATATTCAGCCCTTCGTCGTGGCTGTGGACAGCCAGCCCTGCGACGCCTTCGAGCCCGTGCGCCGCACCATCCCCGCCGCGCCCGGCGCGCGATTCGAATTGCTGTTCGATCTGCCGCAGGCCGAGAACGCCGCCGCCAAGCTGATTCTGCGCGGCATGGACGAGCCCGACCGCGAGCTGGCGATCTTCACGACACGCGGCGCAAAGGCGGCGTCGCGCCCGCCCATAGCGGCGCTGCCGCAAAATCCTCTCTTGCCCATAGAGATAAAGCTGCAGGCGGCCAAGAAGGTCGATCTCACCTTGGAGCCGCCCGCCGCTCCCGGCGCGCCTTGGCGCATCAATGGCGCGCCGAGCAAGGCCTATGGCGGGCCGCCTCTGTTCCAGGTGAAGCGCGGCGCGCCGGTGACGCTCGGCTTCGTCAATCGTTCCGATGTCGCCGCCGTGATGCATGTCCACGGACATTGCGTGCGGCTTCTGCACGACCTCGACGATGGCTGGGAGCCCTATTGGCGCAATGGCGTCGTCGTGCCGCCGGGCAAGACCAAGCATGTCGCCTTCGTCGCCGACAGCCCCGGCAAATGGGCCGTGCATGACGATATTCTCGAGCACGAGGCGGCAGGGCTCGCCGCATGGTTCGAGGTGAAGTGA